The Flavipsychrobacter sp. genome contains the following window.
GAAGGTACTTTTGTGCCTTAAAATAGATAAAGAAAATAACGAGTAACAATGAGTGAAAATACTATTGAGAAAGACCAGCTAGCTGGTGATGAAACTGTAGAGAACATCAATGACGCTACACAACAAGAAAATGTTGATGAAGTGAATAATGAAGATAGTACTGAACAAGAAGAGTTGGATGAGTTGGGCTTAGCTCAAAAAGAGTTGGGAGAAATGAAGGATAAATACTTGAGACTGGTAGCAGAGTTTGATAATTACAAGAAGCGTACTTCGAAAGAGCGTATAGAGTTTGCTGCTGTTGCAGGTAGAGAGACTATTATGCCATTGTTGAACGTGCTGGATGATAGCGAAAGAGCGAGAAAGCAAATGGAAGAGACCGATGACGCTGCGGTAATAAAAGAAGGTGTTTTATTGGTATTGAATAAATTACAATCTGCTCTGGAAAGCAAGGGCTTGAAGCAAATGGATGCTATGCATAAAGACTTTGATGCAGACTACCATGAAGCAATAACTGAAATACCCGCTCCAAGTGAAGATTTGTCTGGCAAAGTGCTAGATGTAATTGAGCAAGGGTATTACCTAAATGATAAATTGATCAGGCACGCGAAAGTAGTGGTTGGTAAATAATAAAACTGCCCATTAATCGGGCTTAGAATAGACTATGTCAAAAAGAGATTATTACGAGGTATTGGGTGTGTCTAGATCTGCTAGTGCAGATGAGATCAAAAAGGCCTACCGTAAAATAGCATTGAAATATCACCCTGATAGAAATGAGGGCGATGCAGCTGCCGAGGAAAAGTTTAAAGAGGCTGCGGAAGCCTATGATGTCTTAAGTGATTCGCAAAAGAAAGCACGTTATGACCAATTTGGTCATGCGGGTATGAGTGGTGCTGCAGGCGGAGGCTTTGGTGGTGGTCAAGGTGGTATGCGCATGGAAGATATCTTCGAAAACTTTGGAGATATTTTTGGAGATATGTTTGGTGGCGGAGGCTTTGGCGGTGGTCAAGGTTTTGGTGGCCATGGTGGAGGAAGACGTGCACAAGGAACTCGCGGAGCTAACCTGAGAGTGAAGTTGAAGATGACTTATGCAGACATCTTAAACGGAGCCACAAAGAAAATAAAAGTAAAAAAGTACCTGCCATGTAATACTTGTGGCGGTAATGGTGCTAAGGATAGTAGCTCTATACAAACTTGTAGTACTTGTAATGGTGCCGGGCAAGTACGTAAGGTGCAAAGTACCTTCCTTGGGCAAATGCAAACGGTAACAACATGCCCTAACTGTAATGGCCAGGGTACGCAAATAACCGCTAAATGTGGTACTTGTAAAGGTGATGGTAGAGTATATGGAGAAGAGACCATTACTATAGATATACCTGCAGGTGTACACGATGGCATGCAACTAAGCATGAGTGGGTCAGGTAATGCGGGTGAGCGTGGTGGACCTAATGGCGACCTGTTGATATTAATTGAAGAGGAAAAACACAAAACGCTAAGACGTAACGATCTTGATGTTCTGTATAAATTATACTTGTCATTCCCTGATGTGGTAGGCGGTGTTTCTGCCGAGGTGCCAACCATAGAAGGTAAGGTAAAGATCAAAATACCTGCAGGTACACAAAGTGGCAAGGTGTTTAGATTGAAGGGTAAGGGATTCCCTGGTTTCCAGTCTTACGAGAAAGGAGACCAGCTTGTAGAAGTAAATGTGTGGACCCCTCAAAACTTAACAGAAGAAGAAAAGGCGGCAGTTGAGAAGCTGAAAAATTCTCCCAACTTTAAACCTAATGAAGATGCAGTAACTACTGCTAGTGATGAGAAAGAAGATAGAAGCTTCTTTGATAAGATAAAAGACGCATTTAGTTAAGAGGTAATTGTATAAAATCTTAGGCTATAATTTGGCACCTTGTTCTGCTAAGTTATAGCCTTTGTCTTTTATGTCATTTTGAATCTGCTCATCCCATAATATAGGGTTGGTATGGTTGAAATGGATGAAATGAATTTTTGCTTTAAGGTCATTGGTTTCTTTATCGAAAAGAGTCATTGTTTCTTTTACAAAAGGGTGCGGTACTTCGCTCATGGCTCGGTTGGGTAGCTCTCCCTCGTTGTAGAAAGTAGCATCCAGAAGTGCAATGTCTGTATTAGCAACAATAGTTTTAATATCAATAGCCCACTTGCTCCATTTATCAATATCGGGGATGAACACATAGTTCTTGTTTGGTGTGCGAATAGAGAAACCCGCAGTTTCTGAAAACTCATCTCTATGAGGAACGGTATATGCTTGTACTGATATATTTTTACCGATGCCAACATGCTTATTGGCTTCCATAGTTCGTAGTTCAATATTGTTTAGTGTTACCAATTGACTCCAAGGGCCGTTGTTGCTTAAAAAATCAGCTAGCTTAGGTAAGGTGTATACGGGTAGCTTTTTTGTACTCATTACTTCTCGTCCTAGCTGCATCAAACCAGTGTAGTGCCCTATATGTGCATGAGTAATAAAAATGCCTTCAGGCAAATAATTATAAACTCCATTGTTCAATGTTTGAAAATAGTGTAGCTGTTCTTTGATGTCAGGAGTAGCCTCAAATAGCCACCATTTTTTTTCCTGAGGGTCTACCAATGCAAAGCTTACAACAAAGCTTTTCGGAACATTATTGTTCCACGCTTTTTCGCAACAACTCTTTTGACATCCTAAGTGAGGGTAGCCACCATCTTGTGCCGTACCTAATATTTGTATATAAGGTTGTAATGGAGCCTGTGCTTTTAACAAGCTTGAAAATAATATTGTGCAAAAGAGTAAGAATATTCTCATGTAATAAAGATAGAGGTTAGCAGCTAAAATAGTTTCTTTGCAAGGTGCAAGTAGATCATATAATAATAGGGCAAGGTGTATCGGGCACTATGCTTAGTTACCATCTTGTAAAACGAGGTAAACGTGTAATGGTAATTGATAAGTCAGTGCCTTACTCAGCCAGTAAAGTAGCTAGTGGTGTTATCAATCCTGTGACAGGTAGAAGGGTGGTGAGTACATGGATGATAGATGAACTATTGCCATTTTCATGGCAAGCATACGAAGAGCTGGAAGAAGAGTTGGGTGTTTCTATTATATCGCAGAAAGATATATTGTCCTTCCACGCCAATGAACAAATGAAGCAAGCCTTCTACGACAAGCTGGAAGAAAATGAAGCGTACGTAGAAGTAGTACAGGATGAAGAAGCTTACAAAGAGTTGTTTCACTTTACTTATGGCATTGGTAAGGTTACGCCTGTATATCTGGTAGAACTACAAAACTTGATCACTGCATGGAGAAAAAGACTTGTTGAGCAGGATAGTTTATTAGACGCCTATTTTGATTGGAGTAAATGTACTGTGGATGAAAAAGGAGTGAAGTATGAGGGCATTGAAGCAAAATCAATAATATTATGTAATGGAGTGCAAGGGAATGATGATCCTTACTTCAAGAGATTGCCCTATGCAATGACAAAGGGGGAGGCATTGGTAGTCCGCATTCCCAACTTATCTGCAGCTAATATTTATAAGCAAGGGTATAATATTGTGCCCTGGAAGGATGATCTGTTTTGGGTAGGCTCCAGTTTTGATAGGGACTATAATGATGTATTACCAAGTGAATCGTTTAAGACGCAGGTGAAAACACAACTTGACAAATGGTTAAAGCTACCTTACGAGTTTGTTGCTCATATAGCATCTGAACGTGCCGGTACTATTGAGCGCAGACCATTTGTAGGCATGCATCCCATACATACTAATGTGGGGGTCTTTAATGGTATGGGAACCAAAGGCTGTTCCTTAGCACCATATTTTGCTAACCAGTTTGCAGACCATTTGGTAAAAGGCACAGCAATAGATGAAGCCGCTAATGTTCTACGGTTTAGAAAAATATTAGAGCGTTAATTGTTCCCAATAGTAGTGGCTATTAGCTGGCTTAATTTTCCATCTGCTTGGTTAGCTATAGCTATTATATCCTCAATATTTACCGGGTGCAAGTTGTCAGGGTCGCATTCGTCGGTAATAACACTAATGGCAACACATGGTAGCCCTATTTGGTTGGCTACTATCACTTCAGGCACAGTACTCATGCCTACCATATCTGCTCCTATTATTTTCAGGAAACGATACTCGGCTCTGGTTTCTAAATTAGGCCCCATTACAGAAACATAAACTCCTTGCTTTAAGTTGATGTTGAGGGTTTGAGCGGTA
Protein-coding sequences here:
- a CDS encoding FAD-dependent oxidoreductase codes for the protein MQVDHIIIGQGVSGTMLSYHLVKRGKRVMVIDKSVPYSASKVASGVINPVTGRRVVSTWMIDELLPFSWQAYEELEEELGVSIISQKDILSFHANEQMKQAFYDKLEENEAYVEVVQDEEAYKELFHFTYGIGKVTPVYLVELQNLITAWRKRLVEQDSLLDAYFDWSKCTVDEKGVKYEGIEAKSIILCNGVQGNDDPYFKRLPYAMTKGEALVVRIPNLSAANIYKQGYNIVPWKDDLFWVGSSFDRDYNDVLPSESFKTQVKTQLDKWLKLPYEFVAHIASERAGTIERRPFVGMHPIHTNVGVFNGMGTKGCSLAPYFANQFADHLVKGTAIDEAANVLRFRKILER
- the dnaJ gene encoding molecular chaperone DnaJ; this translates as MSKRDYYEVLGVSRSASADEIKKAYRKIALKYHPDRNEGDAAAEEKFKEAAEAYDVLSDSQKKARYDQFGHAGMSGAAGGGFGGGQGGMRMEDIFENFGDIFGDMFGGGGFGGGQGFGGHGGGRRAQGTRGANLRVKLKMTYADILNGATKKIKVKKYLPCNTCGGNGAKDSSSIQTCSTCNGAGQVRKVQSTFLGQMQTVTTCPNCNGQGTQITAKCGTCKGDGRVYGEETITIDIPAGVHDGMQLSMSGSGNAGERGGPNGDLLILIEEEKHKTLRRNDLDVLYKLYLSFPDVVGGVSAEVPTIEGKVKIKIPAGTQSGKVFRLKGKGFPGFQSYEKGDQLVEVNVWTPQNLTEEEKAAVEKLKNSPNFKPNEDAVTTASDEKEDRSFFDKIKDAFS
- a CDS encoding MBL fold metallo-hydrolase, with the protein product MLKAQAPLQPYIQILGTAQDGGYPHLGCQKSCCEKAWNNNVPKSFVVSFALVDPQEKKWWLFEATPDIKEQLHYFQTLNNGVYNYLPEGIFITHAHIGHYTGLMQLGREVMSTKKLPVYTLPKLADFLSNNGPWSQLVTLNNIELRTMEANKHVGIGKNISVQAYTVPHRDEFSETAGFSIRTPNKNYVFIPDIDKWSKWAIDIKTIVANTDIALLDATFYNEGELPNRAMSEVPHPFVKETMTLFDKETNDLKAKIHFIHFNHTNPILWDEQIQNDIKDKGYNLAEQGAKL
- a CDS encoding nucleotide exchange factor GrpE, producing the protein MSENTIEKDQLAGDETVENINDATQQENVDEVNNEDSTEQEELDELGLAQKELGEMKDKYLRLVAEFDNYKKRTSKERIEFAAVAGRETIMPLLNVLDDSERARKQMEETDDAAVIKEGVLLVLNKLQSALESKGLKQMDAMHKDFDADYHEAITEIPAPSEDLSGKVLDVIEQGYYLNDKLIRHAKVVVGK